The Leclercia sp. S52 genome has a segment encoding these proteins:
- the nuoG gene encoding NADH-quinone oxidoreductase subunit NuoG, with product MATIHVDGKEYEVNGADNLLEACLSLGLDIPYFCWHPALGSVGACRQCAVKQYQNAEDTRGRLVMSCMTPATEGTFISIDDAEAKQFRESVVEWLMTNHPHDCPVCEEGGNCHLQDMTVMTGHSFRRYRFTKRTHRNQDLGPFISHEMNRCIACYRCVRYYKDYADGEDLGVYGAHDNVYFGRPEDGTLESEFSGNLVEICPTGVFTDKTHSERYNRKWDMQFAPSICQQCSLGCNTSPGERYGELRRIENRYNGTVNHYFLCDRGRFGYGYVNLKDRPRQPVQRRGDDLITLNAEQAMQGAADILRQSKKVIGIGSPRASIESNFALRELVGADNFYTGIAQGEQERLQLVLKVLREGGVHTPALREIESYDAVLILGEDLTQTGARAALAVRQAVKGKAREMAAAQKVADWQIAAILNIGQRAKHPLFVTNVDNTRLDDIAAWTYRAPVEDQARLGFAIAHALDSSSPAVEGLDRDLQNKVDVIVQALAGAKKPLIISGTNAGSAEIIEAAANVAKALKGRGADVGVTMIARAVNSIGLGMIGGGSLEAALSELESGAADAVVVLENDLHRHASAARVDAALSKAPLVMVIDHQRTAIMDKAHLVLSAASFAESDGTVVNNEGRAQRFFQVYDPAYYDNSIVMLESWRWLHSLHSTVLSREVDWTQLDHVIDAAVAQLPQLAGIKDAAPEASFRIRGQKLAREPHRYSGRTAMRANISVHEPRQPQDKDTMFAFSMEGNNQPSAPRSQIPFAWAPGWNSPQAWNKFQAEVGGSLRHGDPGVRLIEASVNGLEFFSTVPARFQAEEGNWRIAPYYHLFGSDEMSQRSPVFQTRMPQPYIKLNPADAAKLGVNAGAHISFSYEGQTISLPLIISEGLTAGQVGLPMGLPGIAPVLAGARLDNLQEAKA from the coding sequence ATGGCTACGATTCATGTAGACGGCAAAGAATACGAGGTCAACGGTGCGGACAACCTGCTGGAAGCTTGTCTGTCCCTCGGCCTTGATATTCCGTATTTTTGCTGGCATCCGGCGCTGGGGAGCGTCGGTGCTTGCCGCCAGTGTGCGGTGAAGCAATATCAAAACGCGGAAGACACGCGTGGTCGCCTGGTGATGTCCTGTATGACGCCAGCCACCGAAGGTACCTTTATTTCTATCGACGACGCGGAAGCCAAACAGTTCCGCGAAAGCGTGGTGGAGTGGTTGATGACCAACCACCCGCACGATTGTCCGGTCTGTGAAGAGGGCGGTAACTGCCACCTTCAGGATATGACCGTGATGACCGGGCACAGCTTCCGTCGTTACCGTTTCACCAAACGTACCCACCGTAACCAGGATCTGGGGCCGTTCATCTCTCACGAAATGAACCGCTGCATCGCCTGCTACCGCTGCGTGCGTTACTACAAAGACTACGCCGATGGCGAAGATCTGGGCGTCTATGGCGCACATGACAACGTCTACTTCGGTCGTCCGGAAGATGGCACCCTGGAGAGCGAATTCTCCGGTAACCTGGTCGAAATCTGTCCGACCGGCGTCTTCACCGATAAAACGCACTCCGAGCGTTACAACCGTAAGTGGGACATGCAGTTTGCGCCAAGCATCTGCCAGCAGTGCTCCCTCGGCTGTAACACCAGCCCGGGTGAACGCTATGGCGAGCTGCGTCGTATCGAAAACCGTTACAACGGTACCGTTAACCACTACTTCCTCTGCGACCGTGGTCGTTTCGGCTATGGCTATGTGAACCTGAAAGACCGTCCGCGTCAGCCGGTTCAACGTCGTGGCGATGACCTGATCACTCTGAACGCTGAACAGGCGATGCAGGGCGCGGCAGATATTCTGCGCCAGTCGAAGAAAGTGATCGGTATCGGCTCTCCGCGCGCCAGCATCGAAAGCAACTTCGCGCTGCGTGAGCTGGTGGGTGCGGATAACTTCTACACCGGTATCGCTCAGGGCGAGCAGGAACGTCTGCAGCTGGTGCTGAAAGTGCTGCGCGAAGGCGGAGTCCATACTCCGGCGCTGCGCGAAATCGAATCTTACGATGCGGTGCTGATCCTGGGTGAAGATTTAACCCAGACCGGCGCTCGCGCTGCCCTGGCGGTTCGTCAGGCGGTGAAAGGTAAAGCACGTGAAATGGCAGCGGCGCAGAAAGTGGCTGACTGGCAGATCGCGGCGATCCTGAACATCGGTCAGCGCGCCAAGCATCCGCTGTTTGTCACTAACGTCGACAATACCCGTCTGGACGACATCGCGGCCTGGACCTACCGCGCCCCGGTTGAAGATCAGGCGCGCCTTGGCTTTGCTATCGCTCACGCGCTGGACAGCAGCTCCCCGGCCGTTGAAGGCCTGGATCGCGACCTGCAGAATAAGGTTGACGTGATCGTGCAGGCGCTGGCCGGTGCGAAGAAACCTCTAATCATTTCCGGGACTAACGCCGGTAGCGCTGAGATCATTGAAGCCGCAGCCAACGTGGCTAAAGCGCTGAAAGGTCGCGGTGCTGACGTTGGCGTGACCATGATTGCCCGTGCGGTAAACAGCATCGGTCTGGGCATGATTGGCGGCGGCTCTCTGGAAGCCGCGTTAAGCGAACTGGAATCCGGTGCTGCTGACGCCGTGGTGGTGCTGGAAAACGACCTGCATCGTCATGCTTCCGCTGCCCGCGTTGACGCAGCCCTGTCTAAAGCGCCGCTGGTGATGGTTATCGACCATCAGCGTACGGCGATCATGGACAAGGCGCATCTGGTGCTCTCTGCGGCAAGCTTCGCCGAAAGCGACGGTACCGTTGTTAACAACGAAGGCCGCGCCCAGCGCTTCTTCCAGGTTTATGACCCGGCCTACTACGACAACAGCATCGTGATGCTGGAAAGCTGGCGCTGGCTGCACTCCCTGCACAGCACCGTGCTGAGCCGTGAAGTGGACTGGACCCAGCTCGACCACGTCATCGACGCAGCCGTGGCACAACTGCCGCAGCTGGCAGGCATTAAAGATGCGGCGCCGGAAGCGAGCTTCCGTATTCGCGGCCAGAAACTGGCCCGTGAACCGCACCGCTACAGCGGCCGTACCGCAATGCGTGCCAACATCAGCGTGCATGAACCGCGTCAGCCGCAGGACAAAGACACCATGTTCGCCTTCTCAATGGAAGGGAACAACCAGCCGTCTGCGCCACGTTCGCAGATCCCGTTCGCATGGGCACCAGGCTGGAACTCCCCGCAGGCATGGAACAAGTTCCAGGCGGAAGTGGGCGGTTCCCTGCGCCACGGCGATCCGGGCGTGCGTCTGATTGAAGCAAGCGTTAACGGTCTGGAGTTCTTCTCCACCGTTCCGGCACGCTTCCAGGCGGAAGAGGGCAACTGGCGTATTGCGCCGTACTACCATCTGTTTGGTAGCGACGAAATGTCCCAGCGTTCCCCGGTCTTCCAGACCCGTATGCCGCAGCCGTACATCAAGCTCAACCCGGCGGATGCCGCGAAGCTTGGCGTGAACGCAGGCGCGCACATCAGCTTTAGCTACGAAGGCCAGACAATCAGCCTGCCGCTGATTATCTCTGAAGGTCTGACAGCAGGGCAGGTGGGTCTGCCGATGGGGCTGCCTGGCATCGCGCCAGTGCTGGCGGGTGCGCGTCTTGATAACCTGCAGGAGGCAAAAGCATGA
- the nuoF gene encoding NADH-quinone oxidoreductase subunit NuoF: MKTVIRTAETHPLTWRLRDDKQPVWLEEYESKNGYAGARKALGGMAPDEIVNAVKDAGLKGRGGAGFSTGLKWSLMPKDESMNIRYLLCNADEMEPGTYKDRLLMEQLPHLLVEGMLISAFALKAYRGYIFLRGEYIEAAENLRRAIAEATEAGLLGKNILGTGFDFELFVHTGAGRYICGEETALINSLEGRRANPRSKPPFPASSGVWGKPTCVNNVETLCNVPAILANGVEWYQGISSSKDAGTKLMGFSGRVKNPGVWELPFGTTAREILEDYAGGMRDGLKFKAWQPGGAGTDFLTEAHLDLPMEFESIGKAGSRLGTALAMAVDHEIGMVSLVRNLEEFFARESCGWCTPCRDGLPWSVKILRAIERGEGQPGDIETLEQLCRFLGPGKTFCAHAPGAVEPLQSAIKYFRDEFEAGIKQPFSNTHSINGIQPNLLKARW, from the coding sequence ATGAAAACTGTAATTCGTACTGCTGAGACTCATCCGCTGACCTGGCGTCTGCGCGATGATAAACAGCCGGTATGGCTTGAAGAATACGAAAGCAAAAACGGCTATGCCGGTGCGCGTAAGGCACTGGGCGGTATGGCGCCGGATGAAATCGTTAATGCGGTTAAAGACGCTGGCCTGAAAGGGCGCGGCGGCGCGGGCTTTTCCACCGGTCTGAAGTGGAGCCTGATGCCGAAAGACGAATCCATGAACATCCGTTACCTGCTGTGTAACGCCGATGAAATGGAGCCGGGCACCTATAAAGACCGCCTGCTGATGGAGCAGCTGCCGCACCTGCTGGTGGAAGGCATGCTGATCTCCGCGTTTGCGCTGAAAGCCTACCGCGGCTACATCTTCCTGCGTGGCGAGTACATCGAAGCGGCAGAGAACCTGCGTCGCGCGATTGCCGAAGCCACCGAAGCGGGCCTGCTGGGCAAAAACATCCTCGGCACCGGTTTCGACTTCGAACTGTTCGTCCACACCGGGGCAGGGCGTTATATCTGTGGTGAAGAGACCGCACTGATTAACTCCCTCGAAGGCCGCCGTGCTAACCCGCGTTCCAAGCCACCGTTCCCGGCAAGCTCCGGCGTATGGGGTAAACCGACCTGCGTTAACAACGTCGAAACCCTGTGTAACGTCCCGGCGATCCTCGCTAACGGCGTGGAGTGGTATCAGGGCATCTCTTCAAGCAAAGATGCCGGTACCAAGCTGATGGGCTTCTCCGGTCGCGTGAAGAACCCGGGCGTCTGGGAACTGCCGTTTGGCACCACCGCACGTGAGATTCTTGAAGACTACGCCGGCGGTATGCGCGATGGTCTGAAATTCAAAGCCTGGCAGCCGGGTGGGGCAGGGACTGACTTCCTGACCGAAGCCCACCTTGACCTGCCAATGGAATTCGAAAGCATTGGTAAAGCAGGCAGCCGTCTGGGTACGGCGCTGGCGATGGCCGTCGACCACGAGATCGGCATGGTATCGCTGGTGCGTAACCTGGAAGAGTTCTTCGCCCGCGAGTCCTGCGGCTGGTGTACACCGTGCCGTGACGGTCTGCCGTGGAGCGTGAAGATCCTGCGTGCTATAGAGCGTGGTGAAGGCCAGCCTGGCGATATCGAGACACTTGAGCAACTGTGTCGATTCCTGGGCCCGGGTAAAACCTTCTGTGCGCATGCGCCAGGCGCGGTTGAGCCACTGCAGAGCGCGATTAAATATTTCCGCGACGAATTCGAAGCAGGCATCAAGCAGCCGTTCAGCAATACCCATTCAATCAATGGTATTCAGCCGAACCTGTTGAAAGCGCGCTGGTAA
- the nuoI gene encoding NADH-quinone oxidoreductase subunit NuoI, protein MTLKELLVGFGTQVRSIWMIGLHAFAKRETRMYPEEPVYLPPRYRGRIVLTRDPDGSERCVACNLCAVACPVGCISLQKAETVDGRWYPEFFRINFSRCIFCGLCEEACPTTAIQLTPDFELGEYKRQDLVYEKEDLLISGPGKYPEYNFYRMAGMAIDGKDKGEAENEAKPIDVKSLLP, encoded by the coding sequence ATGACCTTGAAAGAATTATTGGTAGGTTTCGGCACCCAGGTACGCAGTATCTGGATGATCGGCCTGCACGCGTTTGCCAAACGCGAAACCCGGATGTACCCGGAAGAGCCGGTATATCTGCCGCCGCGCTACCGTGGCCGTATCGTGCTGACGCGCGATCCGGACGGTTCGGAGCGCTGCGTTGCCTGTAACCTGTGTGCGGTAGCCTGTCCGGTAGGCTGTATCTCTCTGCAGAAAGCCGAGACGGTAGACGGTCGCTGGTACCCGGAGTTCTTCCGCATCAACTTCTCACGCTGCATCTTCTGCGGTCTGTGTGAAGAAGCGTGCCCGACCACGGCGATTCAGTTGACCCCGGACTTCGAGCTGGGCGAATACAAGCGTCAGGACCTGGTGTACGAAAAAGAGGATCTGCTGATTTCCGGTCCGGGCAAATACCCGGAATATAACTTCTACCGGATGGCGGGTATGGCAATCGACGGCAAAGATAAGGGCGAAGCAGAGAACGAAGCCAAGCCTATCGACGTCAAGAGCCTGTTACCGTAA
- the nuoL gene encoding NADH-quinone oxidoreductase subunit L: MNMLALTIIFPLIGFLLLAFSRGRWSENLSATVGIGSIGLAALVTAYAGIDFFSNGRQPHSVPLWTWMSVGDFNIGFNLVLDGLSLTMLSVVTGVGFLIHMFASWYMRGEEGYSRFFAYTNLFIASMVVLVLADNLLLMYLGWEGVGLCSYLLIGFYYTDPKNGAAAMKAFVVTRVGDVFLAFALFILYNELGTLNFREMVELAPAHFEAGNNMLWWATLMLLGGAVGKSAQLPLQTWLADAMAGPTPVSALIHAATMVTAGVYLIARTHGLFLMTPEILHLVGIVGAVTLVLAGFAALVQTDIKRVLAYSTMSQIGYMFLALGVQAWDAAIFHLMTHAFFKALLFLSSGSVILACHHEQNIFKMGGLRKSIPLVYVCFLVGGAALAALPLITAGFFSKDEILAGAMANGHINLMVAGLVGAFMTSLYTFRMIFIVFHGKEQIHAHAGKGITHHLPLIVLLVLSTFVGAMIVPPLQGVLPATTELEHGRVLTLEITSGVVAIAGILIAAWLWLGKRTLVTAVANSAPGRLLGTWWYNAWGFDWLYDMIFVKPFLGIAWLIKRDPLNSLMNTPAILSRFAGKGLLFSENGYLRWYVASMSIGAVVVLALLMVLR; the protein is encoded by the coding sequence ATGAACATGCTTGCCTTAACCATTATTTTTCCGCTGATTGGCTTCCTGCTGCTGGCATTTTCTCGCGGCCGCTGGTCTGAGAATCTGTCTGCCACCGTTGGCATCGGCTCTATTGGTCTGGCTGCGCTGGTCACAGCGTATGCGGGTATCGACTTCTTCAGTAATGGACGTCAGCCTCACAGCGTGCCGCTGTGGACCTGGATGTCGGTCGGTGATTTCAACATCGGTTTCAACCTGGTGCTGGATGGTCTGTCTCTGACCATGCTCTCCGTGGTGACCGGCGTGGGCTTCCTGATCCACATGTTCGCCTCCTGGTATATGCGCGGTGAAGAGGGTTACTCCCGCTTCTTCGCCTACACCAACCTGTTTATCGCCAGCATGGTGGTTCTGGTGCTGGCCGATAACCTGCTGCTGATGTATCTCGGCTGGGAAGGCGTGGGTCTCTGCTCTTACCTGCTGATCGGTTTCTACTACACCGATCCGAAGAATGGCGCAGCGGCCATGAAAGCGTTCGTCGTGACCCGTGTGGGTGACGTCTTCCTCGCCTTTGCGCTGTTCATTCTTTACAACGAACTGGGCACGCTGAACTTCCGCGAAATGGTAGAACTGGCGCCGGCGCACTTCGAAGCAGGGAACAACATGCTGTGGTGGGCAACCCTGATGCTGCTGGGTGGTGCTGTGGGTAAATCCGCACAGCTGCCGTTGCAGACCTGGCTTGCTGACGCGATGGCGGGTCCAACCCCTGTCTCCGCGCTGATCCACGCCGCGACCATGGTTACCGCCGGTGTTTACCTGATTGCGCGTACCCACGGTCTGTTCCTGATGACCCCGGAAATCCTGCACCTGGTCGGTATCGTTGGTGCGGTAACGCTGGTGCTGGCAGGCTTTGCCGCGCTGGTGCAAACCGACATCAAACGCGTTCTCGCTTACTCCACCATGAGCCAGATTGGCTACATGTTCCTGGCGCTGGGCGTACAGGCGTGGGACGCGGCGATTTTCCATCTGATGACGCATGCGTTCTTTAAAGCGCTGCTGTTCCTCTCGTCCGGTTCGGTGATCCTCGCCTGCCACCACGAGCAGAACATCTTCAAGATGGGCGGTCTGCGCAAATCCATTCCGCTGGTTTACGTCTGCTTCCTGGTGGGCGGCGCGGCGCTGGCGGCACTGCCGCTGATCACCGCGGGCTTCTTCAGTAAGGACGAAATCCTTGCGGGCGCCATGGCGAATGGTCATATCAATCTGATGGTTGCGGGTCTGGTCGGTGCATTCATGACCTCCCTGTATACCTTCCGTATGATTTTCATCGTCTTCCACGGTAAAGAACAAATTCACGCTCACGCAGGGAAGGGGATTACCCACCACCTGCCGCTGATTGTGCTGCTGGTACTCTCCACCTTCGTTGGCGCAATGATTGTGCCACCGCTGCAGGGCGTACTGCCGGCGACAACCGAGCTTGAGCACGGTCGCGTTCTGACGCTTGAAATCACCTCGGGTGTGGTCGCCATTGCGGGCATCCTGATCGCTGCCTGGCTGTGGCTCGGTAAACGTACGCTGGTCACTGCGGTGGCCAACAGTGCGCCGGGCCGTCTGCTGGGTACCTGGTGGTACAACGCCTGGGGCTTCGACTGGCTGTACGACATGATCTTCGTGAAACCCTTCCTCGGCATAGCGTGGCTGATTAAACGCGATCCGCTGAACTCACTGATGAACACCCCGGCAATCCTCTCCCGCTTTGCAGGTAAAGGCCTGCTGTTCAGCGAGAACGGGTATCTGCGCTGGTACGTGGCGTCCATGAGCATCGGTGCGGTTGTGGTGCTGGCGCTGCTGATGGTGTTGCGTTGA
- the nuoJ gene encoding NADH-quinone oxidoreductase subunit J has protein sequence MEFAFYICGLIAILATLRVITHTNPVHALLYLIISLLAISGVFFALGAHFAGALEIIVYAGAIMVLFVFVVMMLNLGGSEIEQERQWLKPQVWIGPAILSAIMLAVIVYAILGVNDQGINGTPISAKAVGITLFGPYVLAVELASMLLLAGLVVAFHVGREERAGEVLSNRKDDSAKRKTEERA, from the coding sequence ATGGAATTCGCTTTTTATATCTGTGGCCTGATCGCCATCCTGGCTACGCTGCGAGTGATTACGCACACCAACCCGGTGCATGCGCTGCTCTATTTAATCATTTCGCTGCTGGCCATTTCCGGGGTGTTCTTTGCGCTGGGCGCACACTTTGCGGGTGCGCTTGAAATCATCGTCTACGCCGGGGCCATCATGGTTCTGTTCGTCTTCGTGGTGATGATGCTGAACCTGGGCGGCTCTGAAATTGAACAGGAACGTCAGTGGCTGAAGCCGCAGGTGTGGATTGGTCCGGCAATTTTGTCGGCCATCATGCTGGCGGTGATCGTTTACGCCATTCTGGGTGTGAACGACCAGGGTATCAACGGTACGCCAATCAGCGCCAAAGCGGTGGGTATCACCCTGTTCGGGCCATACGTACTGGCGGTTGAACTGGCCTCGATGCTGCTGCTGGCAGGCCTGGTGGTGGCATTCCACGTTGGTCGCGAAGAGCGTGCTGGCGAGGTGCTGAGCAACCGCAAGGACGACAGCGCGAAAAGAAAAACGGAGGAACGCGCATGA
- the nuoC gene encoding NADH-quinone oxidoreductase subunit C/D — MVNTMTDLTAQDAAWQTRDHLDDPVIGELRNRFGPDAFTVQATRTGVPVVWVKREQLLEVVDFLKKLPKPYVMLFDLHGMDERLRTHRQGLPAADFSVFYHLISIDRNTDIMLKVALSENDMHLPTITKLFPNANWYERETWEMFGMTFDGHPHLTRIMMPPTWTGHPLRKDYPARATEFDPFELTKAKQDLEMEALTFKPEDWGMKRGTDNEDFMFLNLGPNHPSAHGAFRIILQLDGEEIVDCVPDIGYHHRGAEKMGERQSWHSYIPYTDRIEYLGGCVNEMPYVLAVEKLAGITTPDRVNVIRVMLSELFRINSHLLYISTFIQDVGAMTPVFFAFTDRQKIYDLVEAITGFRMHPAWFRIGGVAHDLPRGWDRLLREFLDWMPKRLASYEKAALRNTILIGRSKGVAAYGAKEALEWGTTGAGLRATGIDFDVRKARPYSGYENFDFEVPVGGGVSDCYTRVMLKVEELRQSLRILEQCLNNMPEGPFKADHPLTTPPPKERTLQHIETLITHFLQVSWGPVMPAQESFQMIEATKGINSYYLTSDGSTMSYRTRVRTPSFPHLQQIPSAIRGSLVSDLIVYLGSIDFVMSDVDR; from the coding sequence ATGGTGAACACTATGACCGACTTAACCGCGCAAGACGCCGCCTGGCAAACACGGGATCATCTGGATGACCCGGTCATTGGCGAACTGCGCAACCGTTTTGGGCCGGATGCCTTTACTGTTCAGGCCACCCGCACCGGGGTACCCGTTGTTTGGGTGAAGCGTGAGCAGTTACTGGAAGTGGTTGATTTCCTCAAGAAACTGCCTAAACCTTATGTCATGCTGTTTGACTTACACGGCATGGACGAACGTCTGCGAACTCACCGCCAGGGTCTCCCTGCTGCGGATTTTTCCGTTTTCTACCACCTGATCTCAATAGACCGCAACACGGATATCATGCTCAAGGTGGCATTGTCTGAAAACGACATGCATCTGCCAACGATCACCAAACTTTTCCCGAACGCCAACTGGTATGAGCGTGAGACCTGGGAAATGTTTGGCATGACCTTCGACGGCCACCCGCACCTGACGCGCATCATGATGCCGCCAACCTGGACCGGTCACCCGCTGCGTAAAGACTACCCGGCGCGCGCCACCGAATTCGACCCGTTTGAGCTGACCAAAGCCAAACAGGATCTGGAGATGGAAGCGCTGACCTTCAAGCCGGAAGACTGGGGCATGAAGCGCGGTACCGACAACGAGGACTTCATGTTCCTCAACCTCGGTCCGAACCACCCATCGGCGCACGGTGCATTCCGTATTATTCTTCAGCTTGATGGCGAAGAGATTGTCGACTGCGTTCCGGATATCGGTTACCACCACCGTGGTGCTGAGAAGATGGGCGAGCGTCAGTCCTGGCACAGCTACATTCCGTATACCGACCGTATCGAGTACCTCGGCGGCTGCGTAAACGAAATGCCATACGTGCTGGCCGTTGAGAAACTGGCGGGTATCACCACCCCGGATCGCGTTAATGTGATTCGCGTGATGCTGTCAGAACTGTTCCGTATTAACAGCCACCTGCTGTACATCTCCACCTTCATTCAGGACGTCGGCGCGATGACTCCGGTCTTCTTCGCCTTTACCGATCGTCAGAAAATCTACGATCTGGTGGAAGCGATTACCGGTTTCCGTATGCACCCGGCCTGGTTCCGTATCGGCGGTGTGGCACACGATCTGCCGCGCGGTTGGGACCGTCTGCTGCGTGAATTCCTCGACTGGATGCCGAAACGTCTGGCCTCCTACGAGAAAGCCGCACTGCGTAATACCATCCTGATTGGTCGTTCTAAAGGCGTTGCCGCCTATGGCGCGAAAGAAGCGCTGGAGTGGGGTACAACAGGTGCAGGTCTGCGTGCCACCGGTATTGATTTCGACGTGCGTAAAGCCCGTCCTTACTCTGGCTACGAGAACTTCGACTTTGAAGTCCCGGTGGGCGGCGGTGTTTCCGACTGCTACACCCGCGTGATGCTGAAAGTGGAAGAGCTGCGCCAGAGCCTGCGCATCCTTGAGCAGTGCCTCAACAACATGCCGGAAGGCCCGTTCAAGGCGGATCATCCGCTGACCACGCCGCCACCGAAAGAGCGCACGCTGCAGCATATCGAAACCCTGATCACGCACTTCCTGCAGGTTTCCTGGGGCCCGGTGATGCCGGCGCAAGAATCCTTCCAGATGATCGAAGCGACCAAGGGTATCAACAGTTACTACCTGACCAGCGACGGCAGCACCATGAGCTATCGTACCCGTGTACGTACGCCAAGCTTCCCGCACCTGCAGCAGATCCCGTCCGCCATTCGCGGCAGTCTGGTCTCCGACCTGATTGTGTATCTGGGTAGTATCGATTTTGTTATGTCAGATGTGGACCGCTAA
- the nuoE gene encoding NADH-quinone oxidoreductase subunit NuoE: MHENQQPQTEAFELSEAERAAIEHEMHHYEDPRAASIEALKIVQKQRGWVPDGAIYEIAKVLGIPASDVEGVATFYSQIFRQPVGRHVIRYCDSVVCHITGYQGIQAAIEKKLDIKPGQTTFDGRFTLLPTCCLGNCDKGPTMMIDEDTHSHLTPEAIPDLLEQYK; encoded by the coding sequence ATGCACGAGAATCAACAACCACAAACCGAGGCTTTTGAGCTGAGTGAAGCAGAGCGTGCCGCCATTGAGCACGAGATGCACCACTACGAAGACCCGCGTGCGGCGTCCATTGAAGCGCTGAAAATCGTACAGAAACAGCGTGGTTGGGTGCCGGATGGGGCGATCTATGAGATCGCAAAAGTGCTGGGTATCCCGGCAAGTGACGTAGAAGGCGTAGCCACGTTCTACAGCCAGATCTTCCGTCAGCCGGTCGGCCGCCATGTGATCCGCTACTGTGACAGCGTTGTTTGTCACATCACCGGTTATCAGGGCATTCAGGCCGCTATCGAGAAAAAGCTCGATATCAAGCCAGGGCAGACCACCTTTGATGGTCGCTTTACCCTGCTGCCAACCTGCTGCCTGGGCAACTGCGACAAGGGGCCGACCATGATGATTGATGAGGACACTCACAGCCATCTGACGCCGGAAGCCATTCCTGACCTGCTGGAGCAGTACAAATGA
- the nuoH gene encoding NADH-quinone oxidoreductase subunit NuoH gives MSWFTPDLIDILLSILKAVVILLVVVTCGAFMSFGERRLLGLFQNRYGPNRVGWGGSLQLVADMIKMFFKEDWIPRFSDRVIFTLAPMIAFTSLLLAFAIVPVSPTWVVADLNIGILFFLMMAGLAVYAVLFAGWSSNNKYSLLGAMRASAQTLSYEVFLGLSLMGVVAQAGSFNMTDIVNNQADIWNVIPQFFGFVTFAIAGVAVCHRHPFDQPEAEQELADGYHIEYSGMKFGLFFVGEYIGIVTISALMVTLFFGGWHGPFLPPFIWFALKTAFFMMMFILIRAALPRPRYDQVMSFGWKVCLPLTLVNLLVTAAVILWQQP, from the coding sequence ATGAGTTGGTTTACGCCCGATCTTATCGACATCCTGCTGAGCATCCTGAAAGCGGTTGTTATTCTGCTGGTGGTAGTCACCTGCGGCGCGTTCATGAGCTTCGGTGAACGTCGTCTGCTCGGTCTGTTCCAGAACCGTTACGGACCGAACCGCGTGGGCTGGGGTGGTTCACTCCAGCTGGTCGCGGACATGATCAAGATGTTCTTTAAAGAGGACTGGATCCCGCGCTTCTCGGATCGCGTGATCTTTACTCTGGCACCGATGATCGCCTTCACCTCGCTGCTGCTGGCGTTTGCTATCGTTCCGGTCAGCCCGACCTGGGTTGTGGCGGATCTGAATATCGGGATCCTGTTCTTCCTGATGATGGCAGGCCTCGCGGTTTACGCGGTGCTGTTCGCCGGCTGGTCCAGTAACAACAAATACTCCCTGCTGGGTGCGATGCGTGCGTCTGCGCAGACCCTGAGCTACGAAGTGTTCCTGGGTCTCTCCCTGATGGGTGTGGTGGCGCAGGCCGGTTCATTCAACATGACCGACATCGTCAACAACCAGGCCGACATCTGGAACGTGATCCCGCAGTTCTTCGGTTTTGTTACCTTTGCTATCGCGGGCGTGGCGGTGTGTCACCGTCACCCGTTTGACCAGCCAGAAGCCGAACAGGAACTGGCCGACGGTTACCACATTGAATATTCCGGTATGAAGTTCGGTCTGTTCTTCGTGGGCGAGTACATCGGTATCGTCACCATTTCCGCGTTGATGGTAACGCTGTTCTTTGGTGGCTGGCATGGCCCGTTCTTACCGCCGTTCATCTGGTTCGCGCTGAAAACCGCGTTCTTCATGATGATGTTCATTTTGATTCGCGCAGCGTTACCGCGTCCGCGTTATGACCAGGTAATGTCCTTCGGCTGGAAAGTGTGCCTGCCGCTGACGCTCGTCAACTTGTTGGTAACGGCGGCTGTCATTCTCTGGCAGCAGCCATAA
- the nuoK gene encoding NADH-quinone oxidoreductase subunit NuoK, with the protein MIPLQHGLILAAILFVLGLTGLVIRRNLLFMLIGLEIMINAAALAFVVAGSYWGQTDGQVMYILAISLAAAEASIGLALLLQLHRRRQNLNIDSVSELRG; encoded by the coding sequence ATGATCCCTTTACAACACGGACTGATCCTCGCAGCGATTTTATTCGTGCTGGGCTTAACCGGTCTGGTTATCCGCCGCAATCTGCTGTTTATGCTGATTGGCCTGGAGATCATGATCAACGCTGCCGCGCTGGCCTTTGTGGTCGCCGGTAGCTACTGGGGCCAGACCGATGGTCAGGTGATGTACATTCTCGCCATCAGCCTTGCGGCTGCCGAAGCGAGTATTGGCCTGGCGCTGTTACTGCAGCTCCACCGTCGCCGCCAGAACCTGAACATCGATTCAGTAAGTGAGTTGCGTGGATGA